In the Klebsiella aerogenes KCTC 2190 genome, one interval contains:
- a CDS encoding undecaprenyl-phosphate glucose phosphotransferase: MADNNIKIYHSRYSKLIKLLDFLTVNVLIFIYLKYFYTEPTTASALVGIIYSLVFIRINEYFHLYSGQFKGHYFTKSAALILSVCLSSIVSFLFFVVAEWLINTQSVVNFIPLAASLAKCSIFIFLIVFVVRAITAHYLFNSVLRVAILGITPAGLAIEQALQKEYSQRGIIISYFEDRNNQRDSRLMSIERKGNSRDLLALAKTGDVDEIYIALPMVAQQRIKQFLNEFSDTTVDVFLVPDLFSYSSHISQLRMFGNLQTISIFTSPFDGEGAIIKRIEDIILGSFFTLISLPAMLFVAIGIKLTSPGPILFKQNRYGLNGKQIEVWKFRTMRVMENSAVVTQATRNDPRITKFGAFLRKTSLDELPQFFNVLQGRMSIVGPRPHAVAHNEQYRVLVENYMIRHKVKPGITGLAQINGFRGETDTLDKMEKRIQYDLAYIQSWSLFLDLKIVFLTFFRGFVGKNAF; encoded by the coding sequence ATGGCAGATAACAATATAAAAATTTATCATTCCCGTTATAGCAAGTTGATAAAACTACTGGACTTTCTCACCGTCAACGTTTTGATTTTTATCTATTTAAAATATTTTTATACTGAACCCACAACCGCTTCCGCGCTCGTTGGAATTATCTATTCATTAGTATTTATAAGAATTAATGAGTATTTTCATTTGTATTCAGGACAATTTAAAGGGCACTATTTCACAAAATCAGCAGCGCTTATTTTAAGCGTATGCCTTAGCAGTATTGTTTCATTCTTATTTTTCGTCGTCGCCGAGTGGTTAATTAATACGCAATCAGTCGTTAATTTTATTCCGCTGGCCGCCAGTCTGGCGAAATGCTCAATATTTATATTTCTCATTGTCTTCGTGGTGCGGGCAATCACTGCCCATTATCTGTTTAACTCGGTGTTACGGGTCGCGATTCTCGGTATTACGCCCGCGGGCCTGGCCATCGAGCAGGCTTTACAAAAAGAGTACTCACAACGCGGTATCATCATCAGCTATTTTGAAGACCGCAACAACCAGCGAGATAGCCGGCTGATGAGTATTGAAAGAAAAGGCAACTCGCGCGATCTGCTGGCTCTGGCGAAGACAGGCGACGTTGATGAAATTTATATCGCGCTCCCCATGGTTGCACAGCAGCGCATTAAGCAATTTCTCAATGAATTCTCTGACACAACCGTCGATGTATTCCTGGTACCGGACCTGTTCTCTTACAGCTCACATATTTCCCAGCTGCGCATGTTCGGCAATCTGCAAACTATCAGTATCTTCACTTCGCCTTTTGATGGCGAAGGGGCAATCATCAAGCGTATTGAAGATATCATTCTCGGTTCTTTCTTTACCTTAATTAGCCTGCCGGCGATGTTGTTTGTGGCGATTGGTATCAAGCTCACCTCTCCGGGGCCGATTTTATTTAAACAGAATCGTTATGGCCTCAACGGTAAACAAATAGAAGTCTGGAAATTCAGAACCATGCGGGTCATGGAAAATAGCGCCGTGGTCACTCAGGCGACACGCAACGATCCGCGAATTACCAAATTCGGCGCGTTTTTGCGTAAAACCTCACTGGATGAACTGCCGCAGTTTTTCAACGTGCTACAGGGGCGGATGTCGATCGTCGGTCCCCGCCCGCACGCGGTGGCGCATAACGAGCAGTATCGCGTGCTGGTGGAGAACTACATGATTCGCCATAAGGTTAAACCAGGTATCACCGGACTTGCGCAGATTAACGGCTTCCGCGGTGAGACCGACACACTGGACAAAATGGAGAAGCGAATTCAGTACGACCTGGCCTACATCCAGTCGTGGTCGCTGTTCCTCGATCTCAAAATCGTCTTTTTGACTTTCTTCCGGGGCTTTGTTGGCAAAAATGCGTTCTAG
- a CDS encoding SDR family NAD(P)-dependent oxidoreductase — MKLDLTHKVAVVSGSTSGIGLGIAKGLARAGATVVIVGRQRRGVDTAIAAINAEYPDAQLRGVVADLSTEEGVSALLAAEPHADVVVNNLGIFNDKDFFSVPDSEWLHFYNVNVLSGVRLSRHYAQGMIDNGWGRIIFVSSESGVAIPADMINYGVTKSANLAVSHGLAKRLAGTGVTVNAILPGPTFTEGLQEMLAEAATQSGRSPREQADEFVKTARPSSIIQRAADVDEVANLAVYLASPLSSATTGAALRVDGGVVDTLAM; from the coding sequence ATGAAACTGGATCTAACCCATAAAGTCGCCGTGGTGAGCGGCTCCACTTCCGGCATCGGACTGGGCATCGCTAAAGGCCTTGCCAGGGCGGGCGCGACCGTGGTCATCGTCGGCCGTCAACGGCGCGGTGTTGATACCGCCATAGCGGCGATTAATGCCGAATACCCCGATGCGCAGCTGCGCGGGGTGGTCGCCGACCTTAGCACTGAAGAAGGCGTCAGCGCGCTGCTCGCCGCCGAGCCGCATGCTGATGTGGTGGTTAACAACCTCGGCATCTTTAACGATAAAGATTTCTTTAGCGTGCCGGATAGCGAGTGGCTGCACTTTTATAACGTCAACGTGCTTTCCGGCGTGCGCCTGTCGCGCCACTACGCGCAGGGGATGATCGATAACGGCTGGGGACGCATTATTTTCGTCTCCTCGGAATCCGGCGTCGCGATTCCTGCCGACATGATCAACTACGGCGTGACCAAAAGCGCCAACCTCGCGGTCTCCCACGGACTGGCGAAACGGCTCGCCGGTACCGGCGTCACCGTTAACGCCATTCTACCTGGCCCCACCTTCACTGAAGGTTTGCAGGAGATGCTGGCGGAAGCCGCTACGCAATCTGGCCGCAGCCCGCGTGAGCAGGCTGATGAATTTGTGAAGACCGCACGCCCAAGCTCGATTATCCAGCGGGCGGCGGACGTCGACGAAGTGGCGAACCTGGCGGTATATCTCGCCTCGCCGCTCTCGTCGGCCACCACTGGCGCGGCGCTGCGCGTCGATGGCGGCGTCGTCGACACCCTGGCAATGTAA
- a CDS encoding DUF1471 domain-containing protein: MKTVSTIFSAAALSLFAFTASAHSVTATGNTLDSAEAVIAKKAKELNATDYKITSAHMGNKMTMSAELYK; the protein is encoded by the coding sequence ATGAAAACCGTATCGACTATTTTTTCCGCAGCCGCACTTTCACTTTTTGCCTTTACCGCTTCCGCGCATAGCGTGACTGCAACCGGTAATACCCTTGACTCCGCTGAAGCGGTGATTGCCAAAAAAGCGAAAGAGCTGAATGCGACTGATTATAAAATCACCAGCGCCCATATGGGGAATAAGATGACGATGAGCGCGGAACTGTACAAGTAA
- the csiR gene encoding DNA-binding transcriptional regulator CsiR, whose translation MTAIPQATAIDGYRWLKNDIIRGVYQPDEKLRMSLLTSRYELGVGPLREALSQLVAERLVTVVNQKGYRVASMSEAELLDIFDARANMEAMLVRLAIERGGDEWEAELLARAHLLNKLESSEASERLLDEWDQRHQAFHTAIVAGCGSQYLLQMRERLFDLAARYRFIWLRTTVLSVEMLEDKHVQHQTLLEAILARDAERASALMREHLLTPIPIIQQAMAGKLLSQQS comes from the coding sequence ATGACCGCCATTCCCCAAGCGACGGCCATTGATGGATACCGCTGGTTGAAGAACGACATCATCCGCGGCGTTTATCAGCCTGATGAAAAACTGCGTATGAGCCTGCTGACGTCGCGCTATGAGCTTGGCGTCGGTCCGCTGCGGGAAGCGCTCTCGCAGCTGGTGGCCGAGCGGCTGGTGACGGTGGTCAATCAAAAAGGCTATCGCGTCGCCTCGATGTCCGAGGCGGAACTCCTCGATATCTTCGATGCCCGCGCCAATATGGAAGCCATGCTGGTGCGCCTCGCCATTGAGCGCGGCGGCGATGAGTGGGAAGCCGAACTGCTGGCTCGCGCGCATCTGCTTAATAAGCTGGAATCCAGCGAAGCAAGTGAGCGCTTACTCGATGAATGGGATCAGCGCCATCAGGCGTTTCATACCGCCATTGTCGCCGGCTGTGGTTCGCAGTATTTACTGCAGATGCGCGAGCGGCTGTTCGATCTGGCGGCACGCTACCGCTTCATCTGGCTGCGCACTACCGTGCTGTCGGTAGAAATGCTGGAAGATAAACATGTCCAGCACCAGACGCTGCTGGAAGCCATTCTGGCGCGCGATGCCGAGCGAGCCAGCGCGCTCATGCGCGAGCACTTACTTACCCCTATCCCGATTATCCAGCAGGCGATGGCCGGCAAACTGCTGTCGCAGCAATCCTGA
- a CDS encoding SRPBCC family protein, producing MATTTVSIEIPASVDQVWQLMGGFDSLPDWLPFIPKSVVSEGGRVRTLTTSDGGTVIERLEAFDNRQRSYSYSIILAPFPVVDYLSTIAVVATADSNITRVEWSGSFTPVNVSDADAEALFSGIYRDGLQALKNNFSA from the coding sequence ATGGCTACTACCACTGTATCTATCGAAATCCCGGCTTCTGTCGACCAGGTTTGGCAACTGATGGGCGGCTTTGACTCGCTGCCCGACTGGCTGCCGTTCATCCCGAAAAGCGTGGTGAGCGAAGGGGGACGCGTGCGTACGCTGACCACATCCGATGGCGGCACGGTCATTGAACGTCTGGAAGCGTTTGATAACCGCCAGCGCAGCTATAGCTACTCGATAATCCTGGCGCCGTTCCCGGTCGTGGATTACCTCTCCACTATCGCGGTAGTGGCAACTGCCGACAGCAATATCACCCGCGTTGAGTGGTCCGGCAGCTTCACGCCGGTTAACGTCAGCGACGCGGATGCCGAAGCGCTGTTTAGCGGTATTTATCGCGACGGCCTGCAGGCGTTGAAAAATAACTTTAGCGCCTGA
- a CDS encoding outer membrane beta-barrel protein, whose protein sequence is MRSRFAVLAGLLSVPYAHADLQAKPHTGVAGIDFESQLGYDIGYDDNVTWQRYDQNKIGSSYQNIKPVVKAIGERYEDRYLLMYSGDYRNYGNDSADNRNNHFFMFNGKWRFGSMHGLSLDLDETLGHEERGRDTTEGFLPEQFKEFGINKPIGTRFFNSELRYSYGAPEGRGKVEVALLHKQLRFRDLDSIKDASDDFNYYMHDQEWHENSLVAEVFDQKAKTLRYRYSFITNQRRYELNPLKDSNEYYLLVGMKNRLSGKTEINGNVAWLYKDFIHNPDSQGFNGLNWDINADWKPLEQMKVNLHSSQRIKDPTDSGGYILVSNFGVGYEHHWLVDRFSTLVDYSYITEDYKHQSNKRKDKSNLLSLTFNYDFRPSVNFKLKLQWNTMHSNKDTDTFYIGPDYSHAVDRTLGYDDSAIIFMTQVQL, encoded by the coding sequence ATGCGTTCTAGGTTCGCCGTTCTGGCCGGTTTGCTGTCTGTGCCTTATGCACACGCAGACCTGCAGGCAAAACCGCATACCGGGGTTGCCGGCATCGATTTCGAGAGCCAGTTGGGTTATGACATCGGTTACGATGACAACGTGACCTGGCAGCGTTACGACCAAAATAAAATCGGCTCCAGCTACCAGAATATTAAGCCTGTCGTCAAAGCTATCGGCGAACGTTATGAAGACCGCTACCTGTTGATGTATTCCGGCGATTACCGCAACTATGGCAACGATAGCGCAGATAATCGCAACAACCATTTTTTTATGTTTAACGGCAAGTGGCGATTTGGCAGCATGCACGGGCTGTCGCTGGATCTCGATGAGACGCTGGGTCATGAAGAGCGCGGCCGCGACACCACCGAAGGCTTTTTGCCCGAGCAGTTTAAAGAGTTTGGCATCAACAAGCCGATCGGCACCCGCTTCTTTAACAGCGAGCTGCGTTACAGCTACGGCGCGCCGGAAGGGCGCGGTAAAGTTGAAGTCGCGCTACTGCATAAACAATTGCGCTTTCGCGACCTCGACAGCATCAAAGACGCCAGCGATGACTTTAACTATTACATGCACGATCAGGAGTGGCATGAAAACAGCCTGGTGGCCGAAGTGTTTGACCAGAAAGCCAAAACGCTGCGCTACCGCTATAGCTTTATCACCAACCAGCGCCGCTACGAGCTGAATCCGTTAAAAGACAGCAATGAGTATTATCTACTGGTCGGCATGAAGAATCGCCTGTCGGGTAAAACGGAGATTAACGGTAACGTCGCCTGGCTCTACAAAGACTTTATCCATAACCCGGACTCACAGGGTTTTAACGGCCTGAACTGGGATATCAACGCCGACTGGAAACCGCTGGAACAAATGAAAGTTAACCTACACAGCTCCCAGCGCATCAAGGACCCCACCGACTCCGGCGGCTATATCCTGGTGTCGAATTTCGGCGTCGGCTATGAACATCACTGGCTGGTGGATCGTTTCTCAACTCTGGTCGATTATTCATATATCACTGAAGACTATAAGCATCAGAGTAATAAGCGCAAAGATAAGTCTAATCTGCTGTCGCTGACCTTTAACTATGATTTCCGACCATCGGTTAACTTTAAGCTGAAGCTGCAATGGAACACCATGCACTCAAATAAAGATACGGACACTTTTTATATTGGCCCGGACTACTCGCATGCGGTTGACCGCACCCTGGGCTACGACGATTCGGCCATTATTTTTATGACGCAGGTACAACTATGA
- the gabP gene encoding GABA permease encodes MGQLSQSHDLGGGLKSRHVTMLSIAGVIGASLFVGSSVAIAEAGPAVLLSYLFAGLLVVMIMRMLAEMAVATPDTGSFSTYADKAIGRWAGYTIGWLYWWFWVLVIPLEANIAAIILNSWIPGVPVWLFSLVITLALTGSNLLSVKNYGEFEFWLAICKVIAILAFIVLGAVAITGFYPYAEVSGISRLWDHGGFMPNGFGAVLSAMLITMFSFMGAEIVTIAAAESDTPDKHIVRATNSVIWRISIFYLCSIFVVVSLIPWNMPGLKNVGSYRSVLELLHIPYAKLIMDGVILLSVTSCLNSALYTASRMLYSLSRRGDAPAIMGKTNRSKTPYVAVLLSTGAAFLTVVVNYYAPAKVFKFLIDSSGAIALLVYLVIAVSQLRMRKILLAKGGEIRLKMWLYPWLTWLVIAFITFVLVVMLFRPAQQLEVISTGALAIAIICTVPIMSRWKKLLLWQKLPLQNTR; translated from the coding sequence ATGGGGCAACTGTCGCAATCACATGATTTAGGGGGCGGGCTGAAATCACGCCACGTCACCATGTTATCTATTGCCGGCGTTATCGGCGCAAGTTTATTTGTCGGTTCCAGCGTCGCCATTGCCGAAGCGGGCCCGGCAGTGCTGCTCTCCTACCTGTTCGCCGGGTTATTGGTGGTGATGATTATGCGTATGCTGGCCGAAATGGCCGTCGCCACCCCGGATACGGGCTCCTTTTCGACCTACGCCGACAAAGCGATCGGCCGCTGGGCGGGTTATACCATCGGCTGGCTATACTGGTGGTTCTGGGTCCTGGTGATTCCCCTGGAAGCCAATATCGCCGCCATCATTCTCAACTCGTGGATCCCCGGCGTACCGGTATGGCTATTCTCGCTGGTCATCACCCTTGCCCTCACCGGCAGTAATCTGCTGAGCGTCAAAAACTACGGCGAATTCGAGTTCTGGCTGGCTATCTGCAAAGTTATCGCCATTCTGGCCTTTATCGTGCTGGGCGCGGTGGCCATCACCGGCTTCTATCCGTATGCCGAAGTGAGCGGGATTTCGCGCCTGTGGGATCACGGCGGCTTTATGCCTAACGGCTTCGGCGCGGTGCTCAGCGCGATGCTTATTACCATGTTCTCATTTATGGGCGCGGAGATCGTCACCATTGCCGCCGCCGAATCGGATACCCCGGATAAACATATCGTTCGCGCCACAAATTCCGTAATCTGGCGCATCTCTATCTTCTATCTGTGCTCCATTTTCGTGGTCGTCTCGTTGATTCCGTGGAACATGCCGGGGCTGAAGAACGTCGGTTCATACCGTTCGGTACTGGAGTTACTGCATATCCCCTACGCCAAACTGATTATGGACGGCGTGATCCTGCTGTCGGTGACCAGCTGCCTGAACTCGGCGCTGTATACCGCTTCGCGAATGCTCTATTCCCTGAGCCGCCGCGGCGATGCGCCAGCCATAATGGGCAAAACCAACCGCAGTAAAACGCCGTATGTGGCGGTGCTGCTCTCCACCGGCGCGGCCTTCTTAACCGTAGTGGTGAACTACTATGCCCCGGCGAAGGTCTTTAAATTCCTCATCGATAGCTCCGGCGCCATCGCCCTGCTGGTCTATCTGGTCATTGCCGTATCTCAGTTGCGGATGCGCAAAATCCTGCTGGCGAAAGGCGGTGAAATTCGCCTTAAGATGTGGCTCTATCCGTGGCTCACCTGGCTGGTTATCGCCTTTATCACCTTCGTACTGGTGGTGATGCTGTTCCGTCCGGCGCAGCAGCTGGAGGTCATTTCCACCGGCGCGCTGGCGATCGCTATCATCTGTACGGTGCCGATTATGTCGCGCTGGAAAAAGCTGCTATTGTGGCAAAAACTGCCGCTACAAAATACGCGTTAA
- the gabT gene encoding 4-aminobutyrate--2-oxoglutarate transaminase produces MTSNKALMQRRSDAVPRGVGQIHPIFADRAENCRVWDVEGREYLDFAGGIAVLNTGHLHPEVIAAVEGQLKKLTHTCFQVLAYEPYLQLCEMMNQKVPGDFAKKTLLVTTGSEAVENAVKIARAATGRSGTIAFTGAYHGRTHYTLSLTGKVNPYSAGMGLMPGHVYRALYPCALHGISDDDAIASIHRIFKNDAAPEDIAAIVIEPVQGEGGFYAASPAFMQRLRALCDEHGIMLIADEVQSGAGRTGTLFAMEQMGVAPDITTFAKSIAGGFPLAGVTGRAEVMDAIAPGGLGGTYAGNPIACAAALAVLKVFEQENLLEKANQLGDKLRKGLLNIAETHREIGDVRGLGAMIAIELFEEGDHSKPNAKLTADIVARARDKGLILLSCGPYYNVLRILVPLTIEDAQIAQGLKIIADCFNEAKQG; encoded by the coding sequence ATGACCAGCAATAAAGCGTTAATGCAGCGCCGTAGCGACGCGGTGCCGCGCGGCGTCGGACAAATTCACCCTATCTTTGCCGACCGTGCGGAGAACTGCCGGGTATGGGACGTTGAAGGCCGTGAATATCTCGATTTCGCCGGCGGTATCGCGGTGCTGAACACCGGCCACCTGCACCCTGAGGTGATCGCCGCGGTGGAAGGCCAGTTGAAGAAGCTGACCCACACCTGCTTCCAGGTGCTGGCCTACGAGCCCTACCTGCAGCTGTGCGAAATGATGAACCAGAAAGTGCCCGGCGATTTCGCCAAGAAAACCCTGCTGGTGACCACCGGTTCGGAAGCGGTGGAAAACGCGGTCAAAATCGCCCGCGCGGCGACCGGGCGTAGCGGCACCATCGCCTTTACCGGCGCCTATCATGGCCGTACCCATTACACCCTCTCGTTAACCGGTAAAGTGAACCCTTACTCCGCGGGCATGGGGTTAATGCCGGGCCACGTTTATCGCGCGCTCTACCCGTGCGCGCTGCACGGTATCAGCGATGATGACGCGATCGCCAGCATCCATCGCATCTTCAAAAATGACGCCGCGCCGGAAGATATCGCCGCTATCGTCATCGAACCCGTCCAGGGCGAAGGCGGTTTCTACGCCGCCTCCCCGGCCTTTATGCAGCGCCTGCGCGCGCTGTGTGACGAGCACGGCATCATGCTGATCGCCGATGAAGTCCAGAGCGGCGCTGGCCGTACCGGCACGCTATTCGCGATGGAGCAGATGGGCGTGGCGCCGGATATCACCACCTTTGCCAAATCCATCGCCGGCGGTTTCCCGCTGGCGGGCGTCACCGGACGGGCGGAAGTCATGGACGCCATCGCGCCGGGCGGATTGGGCGGCACCTATGCCGGCAACCCGATTGCCTGCGCCGCCGCGCTGGCGGTACTCAAGGTTTTCGAACAGGAAAACCTGTTGGAAAAAGCCAATCAGCTCGGCGACAAGCTGCGTAAAGGCCTGCTCAATATCGCCGAAACACATCGCGAAATCGGCGACGTCCGCGGCCTGGGGGCGATGATCGCCATTGAACTCTTTGAAGAGGGCGATCACAGCAAACCCAACGCCAAACTGACGGCGGATATCGTCGCCCGCGCGCGGGATAAAGGCCTGATCCTGCTCTCCTGCGGGCCGTACTACAACGTGCTGCGTATTCTGGTGCCGCTGACTATCGAAGATGCGCAGATCGCGCAGGGACTGAAGATTATCGCCGACTGTTTTAACGAAGCTAAACAAGGCTAA
- a CDS encoding LysR substrate-binding domain-containing protein, translating to MIDLRQLKYFVVVAEEEHVGRAAERLHISQSPLSRQIAQLEERLGLMLFERNQQRIRLTADGQTFLAETRSLLTHANRLESLGKRLGRGEDGGLCIGYIENAMHSGVLSTALRTLRTSRPDVHIALYSQPPATQIEGLRQRSLDFSLVDMPPSAGEQDLEYTQVLDDRMLLALPQNHPLAAAENLQPAQLADQQWIAVIHNDDAHSRDDFVAACVRAGFNPDIRLEAGEPLTALGLVAAGLGVALIQHSLRHNAPEGVVLREIPWMSYSTQLWAVWHKANQRPLVMHFREVLRGDNN from the coding sequence ATGATTGATTTACGCCAGTTGAAGTACTTTGTGGTGGTAGCGGAAGAGGAGCATGTTGGCCGTGCCGCCGAACGCTTACATATTTCACAGTCGCCGCTCAGCCGCCAGATAGCCCAGCTGGAGGAGCGCCTAGGGCTGATGCTGTTTGAACGTAACCAGCAGCGTATTCGCCTGACGGCGGACGGGCAGACGTTTCTGGCTGAAACGCGCTCGTTGCTGACCCATGCCAACCGTCTCGAATCATTAGGTAAACGACTGGGGCGCGGCGAAGATGGCGGGTTGTGTATCGGTTATATCGAAAACGCCATGCACTCCGGCGTGCTTTCTACCGCGCTGCGCACCCTGCGAACGTCGCGCCCGGACGTGCATATTGCGCTGTATAGCCAGCCGCCCGCCACGCAGATTGAGGGCCTGCGCCAGCGCAGCCTGGACTTCTCGCTGGTGGACATGCCGCCTTCGGCGGGCGAACAGGATCTGGAGTATACCCAGGTGCTTGATGACCGGATGCTGCTGGCTTTGCCGCAGAATCATCCGCTGGCCGCGGCGGAAAACTTGCAGCCGGCGCAGCTGGCCGATCAGCAGTGGATCGCGGTTATCCATAACGACGATGCCCATTCGCGCGATGATTTTGTCGCCGCCTGTGTGCGTGCGGGCTTTAATCCGGATATTCGTCTGGAAGCCGGAGAGCCATTAACGGCCCTGGGGCTGGTGGCGGCGGGACTGGGCGTGGCGCTGATCCAGCACAGCCTGCGGCATAACGCCCCTGAGGGGGTCGTGCTGCGGGAAATTCCGTGGATGAGCTATTCGACCCAGCTGTGGGCGGTATGGCACAAAGCCAACCAGCGACCGCTGGTGATGCACTTCCGCGAGGTGCTACGCGGCGATAATAATTAG
- a CDS encoding aldo/keto reductase, whose amino-acid sequence MSIKHILPGNIGLGGAPLGNMFRNIPEDEAHATVAAAWDLGVRYFDTAPLYGSGLSEIRMGEALSQYPRDQFVLSSKVGRIMLDEMEDPATRDFGEKGGLFEYGLKNKILNDYSADATLRSIEDSLKRLKTDHLDIVWIHDPAQDFYGDSWLEQFNIARTGAFRALTRLREEGVIKAWGLGVNRVEPCELTLALDEPKPDAFLLAGRYSLLDHKRALQRLMPEALEQNVDIVVGGPYSSGVLAGGEHFEYQKASAAIHQQVAQIKAIAARHQVDVKAAALQFALAHPAVAAVIPGSSRPGRMAEDLAALKATIPAAFWDEMRSQNLVADNAPLPIR is encoded by the coding sequence ATGAGCATCAAACATATTCTGCCAGGCAACATTGGTTTAGGCGGCGCGCCGCTGGGTAACATGTTCCGTAACATCCCGGAAGACGAGGCGCACGCCACCGTCGCCGCCGCCTGGGATCTGGGCGTTCGTTACTTCGATACCGCACCGCTGTACGGATCCGGTCTTTCTGAAATCCGGATGGGCGAAGCGCTCTCGCAATACCCTCGCGACCAGTTCGTTCTGAGCAGCAAAGTCGGCCGCATCATGCTTGATGAAATGGAAGACCCGGCGACGCGTGATTTTGGTGAGAAAGGCGGTCTTTTCGAATACGGCCTGAAGAACAAAATCCTCAACGACTACTCGGCCGACGCCACCCTGCGTTCTATTGAAGACAGTTTAAAACGGCTGAAAACCGACCATCTCGACATCGTATGGATCCACGATCCGGCGCAAGATTTCTACGGCGACAGCTGGCTGGAGCAGTTCAACATCGCCCGTACCGGCGCCTTCCGCGCGCTGACCCGCCTGCGTGAAGAAGGCGTAATAAAGGCATGGGGGCTGGGCGTGAACCGCGTCGAACCTTGCGAATTGACCTTAGCGCTCGACGAGCCGAAGCCGGATGCGTTCCTGCTGGCTGGCCGCTACTCGCTGCTGGACCACAAACGCGCCCTGCAGCGCCTGATGCCGGAAGCGCTGGAACAGAATGTCGATATTGTCGTCGGCGGCCCTTACAGCTCGGGCGTTCTCGCCGGCGGTGAACACTTCGAATACCAGAAAGCCTCTGCGGCGATCCACCAGCAGGTGGCGCAGATCAAGGCCATTGCCGCCCGTCATCAGGTGGATGTGAAAGCCGCTGCGCTGCAGTTTGCCCTGGCTCATCCGGCGGTGGCCGCCGTAATCCCAGGCTCCAGCCGTCCGGGCCGTATGGCGGAAGATCTGGCCGCGCTGAAAGCGACCATCCCAGCCGCTTTCTGGGATGAGATGCGCAGCCAGAATCTGGTGGCTGATAACGCGCCGCTGCCGATTCGTTAA